Proteins encoded within one genomic window of Leptidea sinapis chromosome 7, ilLepSina1.1, whole genome shotgun sequence:
- the LOC126965332 gene encoding PEST proteolytic signal-containing nuclear protein-like: MSERDRDYKGSSRSTRDDSRRHADRRKEKSRSRSPRRGYAPKEQTKKPDTQKSHKREQYYEKRKESPIDWDESDEEAPAPPPPPPPRISKISIDMQKAKVPIKMTLGGPGKQKTATKPTIASVFNDSDDDDEPEEMPAEARMRMRNIGRETPTSAGPNSFGKTKQGFCDVKKVFEKNLKEALDTAEKPNVSKLPQTIYKLKPNLP; the protein is encoded by the exons ATGAGCGAACGTGACCGAGATTACAAAG GGTCAAGTCGATCGACGCGTGATGATTCTAGGAGGCATGCTGATAGACGCAAGGAGAAGAGTCGGTCAAGGTCTCCAAGACGAGGCTATGCACCGAAAGAGCAAACAAAAAAACCCGATACACAAAAGAGTCACAAAAGAGAACAATATTATG aaaaaagaAAGGAGTCACCTATTGATTGGGATGAGTCAGATGAAGAGGCACCAGCGCCGccaccaccaccaccaccaaGAATCAGTAAAATATctattgatatgcaaaaagccaAAGTGCCCATCAAAATGACACTTGGTGGGCCAGGCAAACAGAAGACTGCTACAAAACCCACCATTGCATCTGTTTTTAATgattctgatgatgatgatgaaccagAAGAGATGCCTGCAGAAGCTCGGATGAGGATGAGGAATATTGGCAG AGAAACCCCAACATCGGCAGGACCAAATTCATTTGGCAAGACAAAACAAGGCTTTTGTGATGTTAAGAAAGTGTTTGAAAAGAATTTGAAGGAAGCTTTGGATACTGCAGAGAAACCAAACGTGTCAAAACTACCACAAACTATATACAAACTCAAACCGAACCTTCCTTaa
- the LOC126965287 gene encoding CDK5RAP1-like protein isoform X1 yields the protein MWLIHRAKRLAKLSNVNSLKARCKCDVPSTRLKDKIKNGPDLKYFITSSNGISEPVEPTRIPYLPDNINFSTARRKVYFDVYGCQMNLNDIEIVWSILKKEGFERTEIEEEADIFLVMTCAIREGAENKIWYRLDHLRGFKRRRANSKKKDSPVKIGILGCMAERLKEKLIEKEKAVDVVAGPDSYRDLPRLLAQTDSGQTAVNVLLSLDETYADVVPVRLNQDSVSAFISIMRGCDNMCTYCIVPFTRGRERSRAAASVVDEVRQLAEQGVREVTLLGQNVNSYRDVTQPANLTHTKLAEGFKTVYKSKKGGLRFADLLDQVSSVDPEMRIRFTAAHPKDFPDEVLQVISERPNICKMLHLPAQSGSSAVLERMRRGYTREAYLRLVDHVKARIPEVGLSTDMICGFCGETEDEFQETLSLMDLVDYNVAFLFPYSMREKTAAFRRYTDDVPDHIKKDRHNRMMELYRKKCQILNDKEVGNTHLVLVEGIDKKTGRFMGRNEFYLKVVFDEVELPCGEGRREVKPGDYVSVRIDEARLSVLKGTALRVTSIGEFYRDLGWADRKLLRN from the exons aTGTGGCTTATACATCGCGCTAAACGCTTAGCTAAATTATCAAATGTTAATTCCTTAAAAGCTAGATGCAAATGTGATGTACCCAGCACTAGATTAAAGGATAAAATTAAGAATGGTCCTGATCTGAAGTATTTTATCACATCTTCAAATGGTATATCTGAACCTGTTGAACCTACTCGTATTCCCTATCTTCCAGACAACATAAATTTTTCAACAGCAAGAAGAAAGGTCTATTTTGATGTGTATGGATGTCAGatgaatttaaatgatataGAAATTGTCTGGTcgattttaaaaaaagaaggttTTGAACGAACAGAAATTGAAGAAGAGGCGGATATATTTCTCGTTATGACATGTGCTATAAGAGAGGGtgctgaaaataaaatatggtaTAGACTAGATCATCTGCGGGGCTTTAAAAGACGAAGAgcaaactctaagaaaaaagataGTCCAGTGAAGATTGGTATATTGGGTTGTATGGCTGAACGACTAAAAGAGAAGCTCATTGAGAAAGAAAAAGCAGTTGATGTAG TTGCAGGACCAGACAGTTACAGAGATCTGCCCAGATTGTTAGCACAAACAGACAGTGGGCAAACAGCAGTCAATGTTCTACTGTCCCTGGACGAGACCTATGCTGATGTGGTTCCTGTGAGGTTGAACCAGGATAGCGTTTCTGCTTTTAt CTCAATAATGCGCGGCTGTGACAATATGTGTACGTATTGCATCGTGCCGTTCACACGTGGCCGCGAGCGCTCGCGTGCCGCGGCGTCCGTCGTGGACGAGGTGCGTCAGCTGGCGGAGCAAGGCGTGCGCGAGGTGACTCTACTGGGCCAGAACGTGAACAGCTATCGAGATGTCACGCAGCCCGCAAACCTCACACATACCAAATTAGCTGAAG gTTTCAAAACAGTATACAAAAGTAAGAAGGGTGGACTAAGGTTCGCGGATCTATTGGATCAAGTCTCCTCCGTGGACCCTGAGATGAGGATACGATTCACTGCTGCACATCCCAAAGATTTCCCTGATGAG GTATTGCAAGTGATATCCGAGCGCCCAAACATATGCAAGATGCTCCACCTTCCTGCGCAGTCCGGGTCGAGCGCCGTGTTGGAGCGCATGAGGCGAGGGTATACGCGGGAGGCCTATCTGCGACTAGTAGACCACGTGAAGGCGAGGATTCCTGAAG TGGGCCTGTCGACTGACATGATCTGCGGGTTCTGCGGCGAGACGGAAGACGAGTTCCAGGAGACGCTATCCCTGATGGACCTCGTGGATTACAACGTGGCCTTCCTGTTTCCCTACAGCATGAGGGAG aaaaCAGCCGCATTTCGCCGCTACACAGACGACGTTCCCGACCACATCAAGAAGGACCGTCACAACCGCATGATGGAGCTCTACCGGAAGAAATGTCAAATACTGAACGATAAAGAAGTTGGCAACACTCACCTCGTGCTCGTCGAGGGAATAGACAAGAAAACCGGGAGATTTATGGGGAGAAATGAGTTCTACCTGAAAGTAGTGTTCGATGAAGTAGAGTTGCCATGTGGCGAGGGCAGGCGTGAGGTGAAGCCGGGGGATTACGTTAGTGTCCGGATTGACGAAGCGAGATTATCTGTGCTAAAGGGGACAGCGTTAAGAGTTACTAGTATTGGGGAGTTCTACCGGGATCTCGGATGGGCTGATAGGAAACTATTGCGGAATTAG
- the LOC126965287 gene encoding CDK5RAP1-like protein isoform X2, whose product MRGCDNMCTYCIVPFTRGRERSRAAASVVDEVRQLAEQGVREVTLLGQNVNSYRDVTQPANLTHTKLAEGFKTVYKSKKGGLRFADLLDQVSSVDPEMRIRFTAAHPKDFPDEVLQVISERPNICKMLHLPAQSGSSAVLERMRRGYTREAYLRLVDHVKARIPEVGLSTDMICGFCGETEDEFQETLSLMDLVDYNVAFLFPYSMREKTAAFRRYTDDVPDHIKKDRHNRMMELYRKKCQILNDKEVGNTHLVLVEGIDKKTGRFMGRNEFYLKVVFDEVELPCGEGRREVKPGDYVSVRIDEARLSVLKGTALRVTSIGEFYRDLGWADRKLLRN is encoded by the exons ATGCGCGGCTGTGACAATATGTGTACGTATTGCATCGTGCCGTTCACACGTGGCCGCGAGCGCTCGCGTGCCGCGGCGTCCGTCGTGGACGAGGTGCGTCAGCTGGCGGAGCAAGGCGTGCGCGAGGTGACTCTACTGGGCCAGAACGTGAACAGCTATCGAGATGTCACGCAGCCCGCAAACCTCACACATACCAAATTAGCTGAAG gTTTCAAAACAGTATACAAAAGTAAGAAGGGTGGACTAAGGTTCGCGGATCTATTGGATCAAGTCTCCTCCGTGGACCCTGAGATGAGGATACGATTCACTGCTGCACATCCCAAAGATTTCCCTGATGAG GTATTGCAAGTGATATCCGAGCGCCCAAACATATGCAAGATGCTCCACCTTCCTGCGCAGTCCGGGTCGAGCGCCGTGTTGGAGCGCATGAGGCGAGGGTATACGCGGGAGGCCTATCTGCGACTAGTAGACCACGTGAAGGCGAGGATTCCTGAAG TGGGCCTGTCGACTGACATGATCTGCGGGTTCTGCGGCGAGACGGAAGACGAGTTCCAGGAGACGCTATCCCTGATGGACCTCGTGGATTACAACGTGGCCTTCCTGTTTCCCTACAGCATGAGGGAG aaaaCAGCCGCATTTCGCCGCTACACAGACGACGTTCCCGACCACATCAAGAAGGACCGTCACAACCGCATGATGGAGCTCTACCGGAAGAAATGTCAAATACTGAACGATAAAGAAGTTGGCAACACTCACCTCGTGCTCGTCGAGGGAATAGACAAGAAAACCGGGAGATTTATGGGGAGAAATGAGTTCTACCTGAAAGTAGTGTTCGATGAAGTAGAGTTGCCATGTGGCGAGGGCAGGCGTGAGGTGAAGCCGGGGGATTACGTTAGTGTCCGGATTGACGAAGCGAGATTATCTGTGCTAAAGGGGACAGCGTTAAGAGTTACTAGTATTGGGGAGTTCTACCGGGATCTCGGATGGGCTGATAGGAAACTATTGCGGAATTAG
- the LOC126965276 gene encoding uncharacterized protein LOC126965276: MGGGALLDAAARGDAGRIASLLNSKTVPVDLVDENGCSALQRAAADGHVEVVRLLLEKGADPNKQDLVHGNTAAHEAAWKGYSRCVALLAQICELRARNAAGFAPLHLAAQNGHNQSTRELLLAGAPPDLQNNYGDTSLHTAARYGHAGVTRILISAQCRVSEQNKNGDTALHIAAAMGRRKLTRILLEAGCDKSLKNHQGETARDIATRKGLQEIITILNTPVAKQTKKKEKHRDKSREREIDEPDDGKKKDKSKDKKKKTVHFETPPQVKWSPYGCHYYPDPKYFPKPKLSSLPTEPLKKGEQYYLDLAGNIKKGPIGAGYTCYCAPFFKHMEDKLNEDKDDLKRHIDRAHEKLDQKVTDLEMKTQGKISELTRFVAAERALCKERHKHLEQWLTRGMMFRSSERVKRLDFSPKGSVDISPLKRTRSLEILDANQQEWSNVNRIIKKFSDSSVQRDIDNNIEQFEKKPLSRSTEILDRSPSPRRHILKNSQSSDHLDAAPCRYSRSPIRIIHHFPHTKRQDNEHNQQTDRCVAKSPVPGTSRNESFSPSQTDSYLQNKKIDCHSMQHENPPFSNQQNSQNTTWKSQVLQRTADDIRKRTILEKEMSDVITRSSTIPDVPQTGGMNLLRQINQEHISEREPRKSVQELVAQVEIQQRSISPDKLHMKKVHEVAAAESLQMPQQPQRRAPVLKEKPPKSKRFSLQNLIPFPTRKTFQSPSKENGNNSESSDEEDHPIRSNALPGPMKNTNLLQTLPLPNFETISTKSHSPALQVQTAFPHDRRLIPKDAYFHELPNKQVHHQMPYRDLNNSQPIPQYCPSQYDYNEPGLPQTQGESRNRNPIYHNQTGVFSAMMQDHIIREIERIPHCYSEHLDQNTEVEIANQHDHFRGYYDNRPPMYPNFRGNPHGLRKPPDHSLLHSRLQSLAINTHLTETQSQTDRESHNDSGYSTKVYGSSQGPSPSLSGHVEDNLSGQRINMVSDTKPPVASSSLV; the protein is encoded by the exons AATGGATGCAGCGCATTGCAGCGAGCGGCGGCGGACGGCCACGTCGAAGTGGTGCGTCTTCTGCTGGAGAAGGGAGCGGATCCAAACAAACAGGACCTCGTG caTGGCAACACAGCGGCTCACGAGGCCGCATGGAAGGGCTACTCCCGCTGCGTTGCGCTGCTGGCACAGATTTGTGAGCTACGCGCGCGAAACGCTGCGGGATTCGCCCCGCTGCACCTCGCCGCACAGAATGGTCACAATCAGTCCACCAGGGAATTACTGCTGGCTGGGGCGCCACCGGACTTGCAAAACAAC TATGGTGACACCTCGTTGCATACAGCCGCACGCTACGGGCACGCTGGTGTCACAAGGATCCTCATCTCAGCGCAGTGCAGGGTTTCTGAACAGAATAAGAACGGTGACACGGCTCTACACATTGCCGCTGCAATGGGGCGGAGAAAACTCACCAGGATACTCCTCGAAGCTGGATGCGACAAATCCTTAAAGAATCATCAAGGTGAAACAGCCAGAGATATTGCCACTAGAAAGGGTTTACAAGAAATAATCACAATTCTCAATACACCTGTAGCGAAACAAACCAAGAAAAAAGAAAAGCATAGGGACAAAAGCAGAGAACGTGAAATAGATGAGCCTGATGATggcaaaaaaaaagacaaaagtAAAGACAAAAAGAAGAAAACTGTTCACTTTGAAACTCCACCGCAAGTGAAATGGTCACCTTACGGTTGTCATTATTATCCTGATCCCAAATATTTCCCCAAACCTAAACTGAGCTCCTTGCCCACCGAACCGCTTAAAAAAGGAGAGCAATATTACTTAGATTTGGCGGGAAATATCAAAAAAGGTCCCATAGGTGCTGGGTACACTTGTTATTGTGCGCCATTCTTTAAACACATGGAAGACAAACTTAACGAAGATAAAGATGATTTAAAACGACATATAGATAGGGCCCATGAAAAGCTCGATCAGAAGGTTACAGACCTGGAAATGAAGACACAAGGTAAGATATCTGAACTAACACGATTCGTTGCCGCGGAAAGGGCTTTGTGCAAGGAGAGACATAAACATTTAGAACAATGGTTGACACGGGGTATGATGTTTAGGTCTTCAGAGAGAGTAAAAAGGCTTGACTTCAGTCCAAAGGGATCAGTGGATATATCACCGCTCAAAAGAACTAGAAGCTTAGAAATACTTGACGCTAATCAACAAGAATGGAGTAATGTtaacagaataataaaaaaattcagtgATTCATCTGTACAGAGGGATATTGATAATAACATCGAACAGTTTGAAAAAAAGCCACTGTCACGAAGTACTGAAATTTTAGACAGGTCACCTAGTCCAAGAAgacatatattaaaaaattctcaAAGTTCAGATCATTTAGACGCAGCTCCGTGTAGATACTCAAGATCACCTATTCGTATAATACATCATTTTCCACACACCAAAAGGCAAGATAATGAACACAACCAACAAACGGACCGTTGTGTTGCAAAGTCTCCAGTTCCGGGGACATCTAGAAATGAGAGTTTTTCACCTAGTCAAACAGATTCatacttacaaaataaaaaaatagactgTCATAGTATGCAGCATGAAAATCCACCATTTAGTAACCAACAAAATTCTCAAAATACAACTTGGAAAAGTCAAGTTTTACAGAGAACTGCGGATGATATACGCAAGCGAACTATTTTAGAAAAAGAAATGTCTGATGTGATTACAAGGAGTTCTACCATACCAGATGTCCCACAAACTGGTGGCATGAATCTATTAAGACAAATTAATCAAGAGCATATTTCTGAACGAGAACCAAGAAAATCTGTTCAAGAATTAGTGGCTCAAGTGGAAATTCAACAGAGGTCAATATCTCCCGATAAATTACATATGAAAAAAGTACATGAAGTTGCAGCAGCTGAATCTTTACAAATGCCGCAACAACCACAGCGTCGTGCTCCTGTGCTTAAAGAGAAACCACCAAAATCTAAAAGGTTCAGCCTTCAGAACCTTATTCCATTTCCAACTAGAAAAACATTTCAAAGTCCATCAAAAGAGAATGGTAATAATTCAGAAAGTAGCGACGAAGAAGACCATCCAATAAGAAGCAACGCCTTACCTGGACCCATGAAAAACACTAATCTTTTGCAAACATTGCCGCTCccaaactttgaaactatatcAACAAAATCACATTCGCCAGCGCTTCAAGTACAAACTGCCTTCCCCCACGATAGACGTTTGATACCTAAAGATGCGTACTTTCACGAACTTCCCAACAAACAAGTTCACCACCAAATGCCATACAGAGACTTAAATAACAGTCAACCTATACCTCAATACTGCCCTAGCCAGTACGACTACAATGAACCTGGGCTACCTCAAACGCAAGGAGAAAGTAGAAATAGGAACCCTATTTATCACAATCAAACTGGCGTTTTTAGCGCCATGATGCAGGATCACATAATCCGTGAAATCGAACGCATACCCCACTGCTACAGTGAACATTTGGACCAGAATACTGAGGTTGAAATTGCAAATCAGCATGATCACTTTCGCGGTTACTACGATAACCGTCCACCAATGTACCCGAATTTTCGAGGAAACCCACATGGACTGAGAAAACCTCCTGACCATAGTCTGTTGCACAGCAGACTTCAGTCTCTGGCTATAAACACTCATTTGACTGAAACTCAAAGCCAGACAGACAGAGAATCTCACAATGATTCTGGATATAGTACAAAAGTGTATGGAAGTTCGCAAGGGCCGTCTCCTAGTCTTTCAGGTCATGTGGAAGATAACCTCTCTGGCCAGAGGATCAACATGGTATCCGATACTAAGCCACCAGTTGCTTCTTCAAGCTTAGTTTAG